The following coding sequences are from one Aethina tumida isolate Nest 87 chromosome 2, icAetTumi1.1, whole genome shotgun sequence window:
- the LOC109594236 gene encoding probable palmitoyltransferase ZDHHC24: MILRKNLLPRRVSDALTTLFVIVMIPTVYYFEIFIVLPRFYMMWSFWHIFHCTLGTYILWNIVTNFVALQLCDTSIRGRLMPSNPGKSWRFCSVCESFAPPRSWHCQVCDVCILKRDHHCIFISYCIGHDNLRYFIMFVLYMFIATVYASYYNLMFIWEVVPFDYSWKTLFKIIFPFAVLFIDFTHNQAYVVVSLIIIIGAIFCGVLLFYHTSNMLKAQVTKERNKSLNEYDRGVWNNIKDVLGDKWYLVWLSPFIKSSLDQDGINWITKNSDKAK; encoded by the coding sequence atgatacttCGAAAAAATTTACTACCCAGGCGCGTATCTGACGCCCTAACGACTCTATTCGTGATAGTCATGATACCGACAGTCtactattttgaaatttttatcgtGCTACCCAGATTTTACATGATGTGGAGCTTTTGGCATATATTCCATTGTACCCTAGGAACTTACATCCTATGGAACATTGTCACGAACTTTGTGGCTTTGCAGCTGTGTGATACCAGCATAAGAGGAAGACTAATGCCTTCAAATCCTGGTAAAAGTTGGAGGTTTTGTTCTGTATGTGAATCATTTGCTCCTCCAAGATCTTGGCATTGTCAAGTATGTGATGTGTGTATACTAAAGAGAGATCaccattgtatatttattagttattgtaTTGGACATGATaatcttagatactttattatGTTTGTCTTGTATATGTTTATTGCAACTGTCTATGCTAGTTATTATAATCTAATGTTTATTTGGGAAGTAGTTCCTTTTGACTATTCATGGAAAACACtcttcaaaatcatatttcctTTTGCTGTACtctttattgattttacaCATAACCAGGCTTATGTGGTTGTATCTTTGATTATCATAATAGGGGCAATATTTTGTGGTgtactattattttatcataccAGTAATATGTTAAAGGCACAAGTTacaaaagaaagaaataagTCACTTAATGAATATGATAGAGGTGtttggaataatattaaagatgtTCTTGGTGATAAATGGTACTTAGTATGGCTGTcaccatttattaaaagtagttTAGATCAAGATGGTATTAATTGGATCACCAAAAATTCGGATAAAGCCAAATAG